In Ruminococcaceae bacterium BL-6, a genomic segment contains:
- a CDS encoding Putative inner membrane protein (Evidence 3 : Putative function from multiple computational evidences) — protein MDTEYDQNHLRILKEELIVALGCTEPIAIAYAAARARDLLGAVPERCSVRCSGNIIKNVMGVTVPNSGGMRGVATAAILGIVGGEADRELEVLESVTDEHRARALELSESDFCTCELVRNVANLYIETEVWGGGHQALVEIQNTHKNITRMVKDGKELPIQKIQGCTDAPIPKGDRSLLTLKNIVEFADEVSVDEIAPILEPQIKYNMAICEEGLAHPYGAEVGRVLLDGSHEPTIGLRARAYAAAGSDARMGGCPLPVVINSGSGNQGITVSVPVVIYAREYQAPREKLLRALTVSNLVAILQKRYIGSLSAYCGVVSAACGAACGICYLLDYPYSVLCDTVTNTIATVSGMVCDGAKSSCAAKISTALQTALLGIKMGLHHCSFQPGEGLVDDNVETTIRNIGRMGREGMKSTDLEILNIMLGK, from the coding sequence ATGGATACCGAGTATGATCAGAATCATCTGAGAATCCTGAAAGAAGAATTGATTGTCGCACTGGGCTGTACCGAACCGATTGCCATTGCCTATGCGGCCGCCCGCGCCCGCGATCTGCTGGGGGCGGTGCCGGAACGGTGCTCTGTACGCTGCAGCGGGAACATCATTAAGAATGTAATGGGGGTGACCGTGCCGAATTCCGGCGGGATGCGCGGCGTGGCGACCGCCGCCATCCTGGGGATTGTCGGCGGCGAGGCCGACCGGGAGCTCGAAGTGCTGGAATCTGTTACGGATGAGCACAGAGCCAGAGCACTTGAACTGAGCGAATCGGATTTTTGCACCTGTGAGCTGGTCCGAAATGTCGCCAACCTGTATATCGAGACGGAAGTCTGGGGCGGCGGTCATCAGGCGCTGGTTGAAATTCAGAATACCCATAAGAACATCACCCGCATGGTAAAGGATGGGAAGGAACTTCCCATTCAGAAGATACAGGGCTGCACGGACGCTCCTATCCCGAAGGGGGATCGTTCCCTGCTCACCCTGAAGAACATCGTGGAGTTTGCAGACGAAGTGTCCGTGGATGAAATCGCACCAATCCTTGAGCCGCAGATCAAATACAACATGGCAATTTGCGAGGAGGGCCTCGCCCATCCCTATGGTGCCGAGGTCGGGCGGGTGCTTCTCGACGGATCGCACGAACCGACGATCGGGTTAAGGGCCAGAGCCTATGCGGCCGCCGGTTCGGACGCCCGGATGGGTGGCTGCCCTCTGCCGGTCGTCATCAATTCCGGCAGCGGAAATCAGGGAATCACGGTCAGCGTGCCTGTGGTCATCTATGCCAGAGAATACCAGGCCCCGCGGGAAAAGCTGCTGCGGGCGTTGACGGTATCCAATCTGGTCGCGATCCTGCAAAAACGGTATATCGGCAGCTTGTCCGCCTATTGCGGCGTCGTCAGCGCGGCCTGCGGCGCAGCCTGCGGAATCTGCTATCTGCTTGATTACCCGTATTCGGTGCTGTGCGACACGGTGACCAATACAATTGCAACGGTCAGCGGAATGGTATGCGACGGGGCGAAGTCATCCTGCGCCGCCAAAATTTCCACCGCCCTGCAGACCGCCCTGCTGGGAATAAAGATGGGCCTGCACCACTGCTCGTTCCAACCCGGAGAGGGCCTGGTGGATGACAATGTCGAAACAACGATCCGCAATATAGGCCGTATGGGCCGCGAAGGGATGAAAAGCACCGATCTGGAAATCCTGAACATTATGCTGGGAAAATAA
- a CDS encoding conserved protein of unknown function (Evidence 4 : Unknown function but conserved in other organisms) has protein sequence MSQYSTNNSRNCMESIKIINSFRKLWSEHVMWTRLFIISTAADLEDLKPVTARLLRNPADFADALRPFYGSDNAKKFNDLMTEHLTIAAQLVGAAKAGDTDKVNDERKKWYANADQIASFLASISPYWSKVQWTLMLHDHLKMTEEEAVARLSGQYQKDVSLFDVIEEQALMMGDYMAEGIIKQFLC, from the coding sequence ATGTCCCAGTATTCAACAAATAATTCCAGAAATTGCATGGAGTCAATAAAAATCATCAATTCCTTTCGGAAACTATGGTCCGAACATGTAATGTGGACTCGCTTGTTCATTATTAGCACTGCGGCGGATCTTGAAGATTTAAAGCCTGTTACGGCCCGTCTGCTGCGCAACCCGGCAGATTTTGCGGATGCTCTGCGGCCATTCTACGGATCTGACAATGCAAAAAAATTTAATGACCTTATGACGGAGCACTTAACAATAGCCGCCCAGCTTGTCGGCGCCGCTAAAGCAGGGGATACAGATAAAGTTAATGATGAACGCAAAAAGTGGTATGCAAATGCGGATCAAATTGCCAGCTTTCTTGCCAGTATCAGCCCTTATTGGTCAAAAGTTCAATGGACACTAATGTTACATGATCATCTAAAAATGACTGAAGAAGAAGCAGTCGCCAGATTGTCCGGGCAATATCAAAAAGATGTATCGCTCTTCGATGTTATTGAAGAGCAGGCATTGATGATGGGTGATTACATGGCAGAGGGAATAATAAAACAATTTCTGTGCTGA
- a CDS encoding Putative Xaa-Pro aminopeptidase (Evidence 3 : Putative function from multiple computational evidences) has product MMNAKPYVAARTEKMRDVMKQKGLDAIILSQPENVFYFSNFNPILTSNQAYFVLVKNQEPCLLVHCIRNDHAHEDSTIDNIQLYGVWGDNVALANTADGALEKLIAANVKRIGVESDFISVSSCQALRNSFPHADIADISHDIAMMKIVKDACEIDLCRKSAELVDLGVSTHIECLRKGMNEAEACTEGQYQMRKMWHRKFQEYEVSGFSSKEQAQIDSLCVWSMANERIAYGCDCPRDHYPEQGDLILPMSWARVGGYCVENERVVMVGKVNEIRERAYQAMLEAREKVFPMIRPGEVFENLYLSAMAVFEKYGFRDILPGRCGHGMGLSTHEFPSVTKGNLLKLKPGMIFTVEPGLMSRSLGGVRHSDTVLVTEDGFERLTKFRNDKIVI; this is encoded by the coding sequence ATGATGAATGCAAAGCCGTATGTAGCGGCACGGACAGAAAAGATGCGGGACGTCATGAAGCAAAAGGGACTTGACGCGATTATTCTGTCCCAGCCGGAAAATGTGTTCTATTTCAGCAATTTCAATCCGATCCTCACCAGCAATCAGGCTTATTTTGTTCTGGTGAAAAATCAGGAGCCGTGCCTTTTGGTACACTGCATCCGCAATGATCATGCGCACGAGGACAGCACGATCGACAACATCCAGCTGTATGGAGTATGGGGGGACAATGTCGCTCTTGCCAATACCGCCGACGGCGCTCTCGAAAAACTGATCGCCGCGAATGTCAAAAGGATCGGGGTGGAATCCGATTTTATCAGCGTCAGCAGTTGTCAGGCATTGAGGAACAGCTTCCCCCATGCCGACATCGCAGATATTTCTCATGATATTGCGATGATGAAAATTGTCAAGGACGCCTGCGAGATCGATTTGTGCCGCAAATCCGCAGAACTGGTCGACCTTGGCGTCAGCACTCATATCGAATGCCTGCGCAAAGGGATGAATGAAGCCGAGGCCTGCACGGAAGGGCAGTACCAGATGCGTAAGATGTGGCACAGAAAATTTCAGGAGTATGAGGTGTCCGGCTTCAGCAGCAAAGAGCAGGCACAGATCGATTCGCTGTGCGTATGGAGCATGGCCAACGAGCGCATCGCGTACGGCTGCGACTGCCCGCGCGACCATTATCCCGAGCAGGGCGATCTGATCCTGCCGATGAGCTGGGCGAGAGTCGGCGGATATTGTGTGGAAAACGAGCGCGTGGTCATGGTGGGCAAGGTGAACGAAATAAGAGAACGGGCCTATCAGGCAATGCTGGAGGCCCGGGAGAAGGTCTTTCCCATGATCCGACCGGGTGAGGTATTTGAAAACCTTTATCTTTCCGCTATGGCGGTTTTTGAAAAGTATGGATTCAGGGATATTCTGCCAGGGCGCTGTGGGCACGGAATGGGACTTTCGACCCATGAGTTTCCCAGCGTGACCAAGGGCAATCTGTTAAAACTGAAACCCGGGATGATCTTTACGGTGGAGCCCGGTCTGATGAGCCGCAGCCTGGGCGGTGTACGTCATTCGGACACCGTTTTGGTAACGGAAGACGGGTTCGAAAGGTTAACGAAATTCCGAAATGATAAAATCGTGATTTAA
- a CDS encoding protein of unknown function (Evidence 5 : Unknown function), giving the protein MDSLGNTTAATGKGFAIGSASLTALALLVSYVNIVNEKGFTMNPSLTNPTVLVGSFIDAMLTFLFSAFTMSAVQVAAESIVSLKKFQGLWKERQTPIMPHRSAFHERRFA; this is encoded by the coding sequence TTGGATTCCCTGGGCAACACCACTGCCGCTACCGGAAAAGGCTTTGCGATCGGCTCCGCTTCCCTGACGGCGTTGGCCTTGCTGGTTTCTTATGTCAACATCGTAAACGAGAAGGGATTCACCATGAATCCGTCTCTAACCAATCCCACCGTCCTTGTAGGGTCGTTTATCGACGCCATGCTGACTTTTCTATTCTCTGCTTTTACCATGAGCGCAGTGCAGGTTGCAGCTGAATCCATCGTCAGTTTAAAGAAATTCCAGGGATTATGGAAGGAAAGGCAGACCCCGATTATGCCGCATAGGTCAGCCTTTCACGAAAGGCGCTTTGCATGA
- a CDS encoding protein of unknown function (Evidence 5 : Unknown function), translating to MLSRIFLNGFFKKYDYILFDCPTAVDNLLVSNALQCSTKLLLPVQAELFAYESVTAMPQRFMSIKEVKKYLRTTDSSTPARFARKAENILFLPAETEKRPVNWPESRPPAL from the coding sequence GTGCTGTCCCGAATTTTTTTGAACGGCTTCTTTAAAAAATACGATTATATTTTGTTCGATTGCCCGACAGCAGTTGACAATCTTCTTGTTTCCAATGCGCTGCAATGCAGCACGAAGCTTCTGCTTCCGGTGCAGGCGGAGCTTTTTGCATATGAAAGCGTCACCGCCATGCCGCAGCGCTTTATGTCAATCAAGGAAGTAAAAAAATATTTAAGGACAACGGACAGCTCAACCCCTGCACGGTTCGCAAGAAAGGCGGAAAATATTTTGTTCTTGCCGGCCGAAACAGAAAAAAGGCCTGTGAACTGGCCGGAATCAAGGCCGCCTGCATTATAA
- a CDS encoding conserved protein of unknown function (Evidence 4 : Unknown function but conserved in other organisms), whose protein sequence is MSQNTLAILKSKLAVYTVCYLEAKKSKDLKRMVLLGPIINDLQNEIGILEE, encoded by the coding sequence ATGAGCCAAAACACATTAGCTATTTTGAAAAGTAAATTAGCCGTGTACACGGTTTGCTACCTGGAAGCCAAGAAATCAAAAGACCTTAAGCGTATGGTCCTTCTTGGTCCAATCATCAATGACCTTCAAAACGAGATTGGAATTTTAGAAGAATAG
- a CDS encoding protein of unknown function (Evidence 5 : Unknown function), which produces MHETVAPALLAIIVPIATGLILGAEGVMGLLGGVSVTGFAMAVFMSNAGGAWDNAKKYIEAGKVTPCCPEFF; this is translated from the coding sequence TTGCATGAAACGGTTGCTCCCGCACTCTTAGCCATTATCGTCCCTATTGCCACCGGGTTAATCCTGGGGGCTGAAGGCGTTATGGGACTGCTGGGCGGTGTATCTGTTACCGGTTTTGCGATGGCCGTATTTATGTCTAACGCCGGTGGAGCATGGGATAACGCCAAGAAGTATATTGAGGCCGGGAAAGTAACACCGTGCTGTCCCGAATTTTTTTGA
- a CDS encoding conserved protein of unknown function (Evidence 4 : Unknown function but conserved in other organisms), producing the protein MYSIVYYKKAVKDIPKLKEAKLDKKAKALIDLIRKDPFQTLPPYEKLQGDLSGAYSRRINIKHRLVYQVIEDQKAVKIISMWTHYEF; encoded by the coding sequence ATGTACTCGATTGTATATTACAAAAAGGCCGTCAAAGACATTCCAAAGCTAAAAGAGGCAAAGCTTGACAAGAAGGCGAAAGCACTGATAGACCTTATCCGGAAAGACCCATTCCAGACCCTTCCCCCATATGAGAAGTTGCAAGGGGATTTATCCGGTGCATACTCGCGGCGGATCAACATCAAGCATAGGCTTGTCTATCAGGTGATTGAGGATCAAAAGGCTGTGAAAATCATCAGTATGTGGACACATTACGAATTTTAA
- a CDS encoding protein of unknown function (Evidence 5 : Unknown function): MMERITQRIGNMVDFADGKSYAKMSHEDGIRLLFSHLAAYEDTRCAPEEILELIKEDTQLRAVIQQMDPDFFIRKCRVCGCDWNHPCNDHDFWIEDDLCSACFTKQQMKKPPK, encoded by the coding sequence ATGATGGAAAGGATAACCCAAAGGATTGGAAACATGGTTGATTTTGCAGATGGTAAAAGCTATGCAAAAATGTCACATGAAGATGGTATTCGTCTGCTTTTTAGCCACCTTGCAGCTTATGAAGATACTAGATGCGCTCCGGAAGAGATTTTAGAACTCATAAAAGAAGACACCCAGCTCCGTGCGGTTATTCAGCAAATGGATCCCGACTTTTTCATACGGAAATGCCGCGTCTGCGGCTGTGACTGGAATCACCCGTGCAACGATCATGATTTCTGGATCGAGGATGATTTGTGCAGCGCTTGTTTTACCAAGCAACAAATGAAGAAGCCGCCCAAATAG
- a CDS encoding protein of unknown function (Evidence 5 : Unknown function): MPFIVNEPVNSSRVLRDNTAGNYNHTAAFFNPANKFIAVIAFISKNQFAPQIKWFQ; encoded by the coding sequence ATGCCGTTCATTGTAAATGAGCCGGTCAATAGTTCGCGGGTGCTTCGCGATAACACGGCTGGGAATTACAACCATACCGCCGCGTTTTTCAATCCAGCGAACAAATTTATCGCTGTCATAGCCTTTATCAGCAAGAATCAGTTTGCCCCGCAAATCAAATGGTTCCAGTAA
- a CDS encoding Acyl-coenzyme A:6-aminopenicillanic acid acyl-transferase, producing the protein MRSVLSVKGSPYEQGYTHGSELKEMIGRNLQCVSEKLKESRCDLQKYEDFIRQNLDMMKKSEPSLVEEMKGIAEGAGLPFEEIVKLNIPAYFMTQYFNQECSMILARKNATADGCTYVVKNRDMKTWIEQCVLQRTYPDGRKMAEVTGAGTVTYPAGGINDSGLCVTTTGVWSEELPPDMKQAGSSQIFLNIHLVLDHCKNVEEAVSYVKQSNRLNGLNVLLADADSACVIEMTAKDAHVEYDDGSGLLFRTNHYCSESFSRFNPTMEVYPSTYKRSERIEELLKEQYGKIRFQDLLRIMSDHKYGINGICRHPQGDVCSRTVSCCLFVLEDRETWTALGNPCEQLPSVRI; encoded by the coding sequence ATGCGTTCCGTCTTATCCGTAAAAGGAAGCCCTTACGAGCAGGGCTATACCCATGGAAGCGAATTAAAAGAGATGATTGGGCGTAATCTTCAATGTGTATCAGAGAAGTTAAAGGAGAGCCGCTGTGATCTTCAAAAGTATGAAGATTTTATCCGTCAAAATCTGGACATGATGAAAAAGAGCGAGCCATCTCTGGTGGAGGAGATGAAAGGGATCGCCGAGGGCGCCGGACTGCCTTTTGAAGAAATTGTAAAGCTGAATATTCCCGCTTATTTTATGACGCAATATTTTAATCAGGAATGCAGCATGATCCTGGCCCGGAAAAACGCCACCGCAGACGGCTGTACTTATGTAGTCAAAAATCGCGACATGAAAACCTGGATTGAGCAGTGCGTTTTGCAGCGCACCTATCCTGATGGAAGAAAAATGGCAGAGGTCACCGGGGCCGGCACCGTCACCTATCCGGCCGGGGGAATCAACGACTCCGGTCTGTGCGTAACGACCACCGGTGTTTGGTCGGAAGAACTGCCGCCGGATATGAAGCAGGCGGGCTCCTCCCAGATTTTCCTCAATATCCACCTTGTGCTGGATCATTGCAAAAACGTGGAAGAGGCGGTTTCTTACGTCAAACAGTCGAATCGGCTGAACGGACTAAACGTATTGCTGGCCGATGCCGACAGCGCCTGTGTAATTGAAATGACGGCAAAGGATGCTCATGTGGAATACGATGACGGAAGCGGCCTGCTGTTTCGTACGAATCATTACTGCTCGGAGTCTTTTTCCCGTTTTAATCCGACAATGGAAGTTTATCCTTCTACCTATAAAAGATCTGAACGGATAGAAGAACTTCTAAAAGAGCAGTATGGTAAAATCCGTTTTCAGGATTTGCTTCGTATCATGTCCGACCACAAATACGGGATCAACGGCATTTGCCGTCATCCTCAGGGGGATGTATGCAGCCGGACTGTTTCCTGCTGCCTTTTTGTTCTGGAGGACAGAGAGACCTGGACGGCACTTGGCAACCCCTGCGAGCAGCTTCCTTCCGTTCGGATTTGA
- a CDS encoding protein of unknown function (Evidence 5 : Unknown function), translating into MAFAYKMQKGAYEARGMKKTIAAVAEKNSENIKRIQRYIKLTELSPNLINMVDEGRIPVTAGVELAYLPEKDMTVVSSYLRRHTDFQIDLNQVQAIRKLAEKSEIDDIILDEVFYGRSDKTEKAEQEKREKKAPEKVKSISLKISELEEIGSRYDFENATSS; encoded by the coding sequence ATGGCATTCGCTTATAAGATGCAGAAAGGAGCTTACGAAGCAAGAGGTATGAAAAAGACCATCGCAGCGGTTGCTGAAAAGAATTCCGAGAATATCAAGAGGATTCAGCGGTATATAAAACTCACCGAGCTTTCCCCTAATCTGATAAATATGGTTGATGAAGGGCGGATTCCCGTAACGGCCGGCGTCGAGCTTGCATACCTCCCGGAAAAGGATATGACCGTTGTTTCTTCTTATCTGCGAAGACATACGGATTTCCAAATCGATCTTAATCAGGTTCAAGCGATCCGCAAGCTTGCAGAGAAAAGTGAAATTGACGATATAATTCTGGACGAAGTATTCTATGGTAGATCCGATAAAACTGAAAAGGCTGAACAGGAAAAGCGGGAGAAAAAAGCCCCTGAAAAAGTCAAATCCATATCGCTCAAAATTTCGGAATTAGAGGAAATCGGCAGCAGATATGATTTTGAGAACGCAACCAGCTCATAG
- a CDS encoding transposase, whose amino-acid sequence MVDGLGNPLRFILSSGNRNDICLAKTLLEPFDLRGKLILADKGYDSDKFVRWIEKRGGMVVIPSRVIAKHPRTIDRLIYNERHLVENLFLKLKNHRRFATRYEKRAASFLAVTLLAAALLWLS is encoded by the coding sequence GTGGTTGACGGTCTTGGAAACCCTTTGCGGTTTATTCTCTCGAGTGGAAACCGTAACGATATTTGTCTTGCGAAAACCTTACTGGAACCATTTGATTTGCGGGGCAAACTGATTCTTGCTGATAAAGGCTATGACAGCGATAAATTTGTTCGCTGGATTGAAAAACGCGGCGGTATGGTTGTAATTCCCAGCCGTGTTATCGCGAAGCACCCGCGAACTATTGACCGGCTCATTTACAATGAACGGCATTTGGTCGAAAATTTATTCTTGAAACTCAAGAACCATCGCCGTTTTGCAACAAGATACGAGAAGCGAGCGGCCTCTTTTCTTGCTGTTACTCTCCTTGCCGCAGCTCTGCTTTGGTTATCTTGA
- a CDS encoding protein of unknown function (Evidence 5 : Unknown function): protein MAGHVGKDHIHLLVSVPPHLSASKLVQYLKGNTSRKLQMEYKELNKEYWGRHLWARGYFVASSGNVTDEIIAQYIQNQDLEENMKSDNFEIGNL from the coding sequence TTGGCAGGGCATGTAGGGAAAGATCATATCCATCTTCTTGTATCAGTCCCCCCACATCTTTCTGCGAGTAAATTGGTTCAATATCTAAAAGGGAATACCTCGCGAAAGTTGCAGATGGAGTATAAAGAATTGAACAAAGAATATTGGGGGCGGCACCTTTGGGCAAGAGGATATTTCGTAGCAAGCAGTGGAAATGTGACAGATGAAATAATTGCACAGTACATTCAGAATCAAGATTTGGAAGAGAATATGAAAAGCGATAATTTCGAGATCGGCAATCTTTAG
- a CDS encoding LysR family transcriptional regulator: MNFLNLQYFVTAAEELNFTNAAKQLYISQQCLSSHISKLEKYYGVKLFDRSTPMTLTDAGQALLRHAKILLIQKREAEQELGDIANFLSANLAIGIPVTRGTAMLPLILPPYHKKFPQVSLHLVEGSTPQITDALLQGAVDLMIGYHPIELSNVHCINLYRETYSIVVPNHLLKAYPQIAASDLSRRPQPISLFKDAPFVAQSAHTFSGKIFQDCCSEADFAPNIVLESENLLTCISLAVAGMGVFICPDTFLYSTNLLKAEILSNVTLVPLDYPAGQYDISITYLKNKYRTRALKEFITMTHQIFNEHRQ; the protein is encoded by the coding sequence ATGAACTTTTTAAATCTGCAGTATTTTGTGACGGCCGCGGAGGAGCTCAATTTTACCAACGCGGCAAAACAGCTGTATATTTCACAGCAGTGCCTGAGCAGCCATATTTCAAAGCTGGAAAAGTACTACGGCGTCAAGCTTTTTGACCGCAGTACTCCGATGACCCTGACAGATGCCGGCCAGGCGCTGCTTCGGCACGCAAAAATACTGCTGATTCAAAAACGCGAAGCGGAGCAGGAGCTGGGAGACATCGCCAATTTTTTAAGCGCAAATCTGGCGATCGGCATTCCGGTCACCCGAGGGACCGCCATGCTGCCGCTGATTCTTCCCCCTTACCACAAAAAATTCCCACAGGTCAGTCTTCATCTGGTAGAGGGAAGCACCCCACAGATTACGGACGCCCTGCTTCAAGGAGCGGTCGACCTGATGATCGGCTACCATCCGATCGAGCTTTCCAACGTACACTGCATTAACCTTTACCGGGAAACCTATTCGATCGTCGTGCCCAACCATTTGCTGAAGGCGTATCCACAGATAGCGGCATCCGATCTGTCCCGCCGGCCGCAACCCATTTCCCTTTTTAAGGATGCCCCGTTTGTCGCTCAGTCGGCGCATACCTTTTCGGGTAAAATTTTTCAGGACTGCTGCAGCGAAGCAGACTTCGCTCCCAATATCGTACTGGAATCGGAAAACCTGCTGACCTGCATCTCTCTGGCCGTCGCCGGCATGGGAGTCTTCATCTGTCCGGACACCTTTCTGTACAGTACGAACCTGTTAAAAGCCGAGATACTGTCCAATGTGACGTTGGTTCCGCTCGATTACCCCGCGGGTCAGTACGATATTTCCATCACTTATCTGAAAAACAAGTACCGCACGCGCGCTTTAAAAGAATTCATCACAATGACGCATCAGATTTTTAATGAGCACCGACAGTGA
- a CDS encoding Uroporphyrinogen decarboxylase, translating to MNKKERIQAAVCGERPDKIPYSLWSHVPGIDLDPSLNAEHTYEFYKSLDIDFIKTMNNGMYAIEDFGCKIDYSEIPKGGVAKVTSTPIAGPDDFQKLSVCSCKEGSLARELLYLKLLLEKVKGENVPVIFTVFSPITTADKLSGKQLVRYIEQGCHSQIKHALDVITETTANLTKAAIELGADGVFFASQMSSYDVLSPEIYEEYGKPYDLQVLHAAENGWMNVLHAHGKNIMFEILKEYPVPIFNWHAWETLPAIDEAFALTGKCLMGGLSRADITTCNKNAIQHQVFECCKMMNGRHLILTPGCVIRYPLNQSMLEYVKRVKDCIESVTVGAH from the coding sequence ATGAATAAAAAAGAAAGAATTCAGGCCGCTGTTTGCGGGGAGCGTCCCGACAAGATCCCTTATTCGCTCTGGAGCCACGTGCCGGGCATTGATCTGGACCCCAGTCTGAACGCGGAGCATACTTATGAATTTTACAAATCGCTGGATATCGACTTTATCAAGACGATGAACAACGGGATGTATGCCATTGAGGATTTCGGCTGCAAGATCGACTATTCCGAAATCCCGAAGGGCGGCGTCGCAAAGGTGACCAGCACCCCGATTGCAGGCCCGGATGATTTTCAGAAGCTTTCTGTCTGCTCCTGCAAAGAGGGCAGCCTTGCCCGGGAACTTCTTTATCTGAAATTACTGCTTGAAAAGGTCAAGGGTGAAAATGTGCCTGTTATCTTCACGGTTTTCAGCCCTATCACCACAGCCGATAAACTGAGCGGCAAGCAACTGGTCAGATATATTGAGCAGGGCTGCCACAGCCAGATCAAGCATGCGCTGGACGTTATTACAGAGACGACGGCGAACCTGACGAAGGCGGCGATTGAGCTGGGCGCGGACGGCGTGTTTTTCGCGTCGCAGATGAGCTCCTATGACGTCCTCAGCCCCGAGATCTACGAGGAATACGGAAAGCCGTATGATCTGCAGGTGCTCCATGCGGCGGAGAACGGATGGATGAACGTTCTGCATGCGCACGGCAAAAACATCATGTTCGAAATTCTGAAGGAATATCCCGTGCCGATTTTCAACTGGCACGCATGGGAGACGCTCCCCGCCATTGACGAAGCGTTTGCCCTGACGGGAAAATGCCTGATGGGCGGTCTGAGCCGCGCGGATATTACCACCTGTAATAAAAACGCAATTCAGCACCAGGTCTTTGAATGCTGCAAGATGATGAACGGCCGCCACCTGATTCTGACCCCCGGCTGCGTGATCCGCTACCCATTGAATCAAAGCATGCTGGAATATGTCAAAAGGGTAAAGGACTGCATCGAAAGCGTCACTGTCGGTGCTCATTAA
- a CDS encoding protein of unknown function (Evidence 5 : Unknown function) gives MDETALMLDSTTIKVHQHGSGLKKGSTKRKPDEAGVD, from the coding sequence GTGGACGAAACCGCACTCATGCTGGACAGCACTACCATTAAGGTGCACCAGCACGGCAGCGGTTTAAAAAAGGGCTCCACGAAGAGGAAACCGGACGAAGCCGGGGTGGACTGA
- a CDS encoding protein of unknown function (Evidence 5 : Unknown function): MLSWKGDVPTKNKIRKNILPDFDKIQQALAAEWLERSKDEKPDDSDNSKNTKDIDPAF, translated from the coding sequence ATGCTATCCTGGAAAGGGGATGTTCCCACGAAAAATAAAATTAGAAAGAATATCCTGCCTGACTTTGATAAAATTCAGCAAGCGCTTGCCGCTGAATGGCTGGAACGGTCAAAAGATGAGAAGCCTGACGATTCGGACAACAGCAAAAATACGAAAGACATTGATCCAGCCTTTTGA
- a CDS encoding Antitoxin produces MFNINITNFRKNIFGILEQTIKFNEPVNISTKAGNAVILSEEDYNGLMETLYLSSTPQMKETIMEGMKTPISECIPENEVKW; encoded by the coding sequence ATGTTTAACATCAATATTACTAACTTTAGAAAAAACATTTTTGGGATCTTGGAACAAACCATTAAGTTTAACGAACCTGTCAATATCAGTACGAAAGCTGGAAACGCCGTCATTCTTAGTGAAGAAGATTATAATGGGTTAATGGAGACCCTATATCTTAGCTCTACTCCACAGATGAAAGAAACTATCATGGAGGGAATGAAGACACCCATTTCCGAGTGCATACCCGAAAATGAGGTGAAATGGTAA